A single genomic interval of Lathyrus oleraceus cultivar Zhongwan6 chromosome 7, CAAS_Psat_ZW6_1.0, whole genome shotgun sequence harbors:
- the LOC127103900 gene encoding uncharacterized protein LOC127103900 has protein sequence MRTGLKNNIAYSFFDPEIGVLKDMIALITPDHVGMFRESYGGILKMVFRLTDCDRSAIHTLLQFYDPGLRCFVFPDYLLGPLMEDYVSILGIQIRDQIPFHVTRAEPDVLGISRALYLSPEMVKEGWKEKGKLPGFHLSFLEANAKEHAAAGNWKTVCALIAVSIYGIVLFPNQKNFVDHNAIRLFMQRNPIPTLIGDVYYSVHNRNEKRRGGLVRCCSQLLFRWFMGYLPSRGAFVQIDPSVKWSFRLMGLRADDIAWTHNGLAGQDFICSCGSLPNVPLVGVQGCINYNPMLLRRQMGFAIEGPPLGREIQESFYFPIDGNQTKLRQVLDEWRDIQRRGKVPYGKVNCRYFPLFED, from the coding sequence atgaggaccggtttgaagaacaacattgcttacagtttctttgatccagagattggtgtgctcaaggatatgatagcattgattactcctgaccatgtgggaatgtttagagagtcatacggcggtattctgaagatggttttcagactcactgactgcgacaggagcgccatccacactcttcttcagttctatgaccctgggttgaggtgtttcgtttttccagactatctgttgggacctctgatggaggattatgtcagcatcctgggtattcagatccgtgatcagattcctttccatgtcaCTAGGGCGGAGCCGgatgtccttgggatttcacgtgctctttatttgagtccggaaatggtcaaggaaggttggaaggagaagggaaagttacctggatttcatttgagtttcttggaggctaatgccaaggaacatgctgctgcgggtaactggaagacggtttgtgctctgattgctgtgagcatttatgggattgttctgtttcctaaccagaagaattttgtggaccataatgctatcagattgtttatgcagagaaaccctattcctaccctgattggagatgtctactactcagtgcataacaggaatgagaagaggcggGGTGGTCTGGTTAGATGCTGCTCTCAGTTGCTCTTTagatggttcatggggtatttgccttcccgaggtgcgTTTGTTCAGATTGACCCtagtgtcaagtggtccttccgattgatgggtctgcgggctgatgacattgcttggactcataatggtttagCTGGTCAGGACTTCATATGTagttgtgggagtttacctaatgtgcctttggtgggagttcagggttgcattaattacaacccgatgcttctccggagacagatggggtttgctatagagggtcctcctctcgggcgagagattcaggagtccttctatttcccgattgatggtaaccagaccaagttgaggcaggtattggacgaatggcgagatatccagaggaggggtaaggttccttatggcaaagtcaactgccggtattttccactatttgaggattga